A window from Mya arenaria isolate MELC-2E11 chromosome 9, ASM2691426v1 encodes these proteins:
- the LOC128246005 gene encoding caveolin-1-like has product MADSLDLTNRDPNNLNDHIKVTFEDVLGEPEGAHSIDCVWKLAYTCFNCWLGLCYKIATILCGICVAAEWGCAFAEIAFYHVWFITPSLKYCELNCAVCTKVIRVCVSCCCEPCCEALGGIFHHFGKK; this is encoded by the exons ATGGCTGACTCACTGGACCTAACCAACAGAGATCCTAATAATCTCAACGATCACATTAAG GTCACATTCGAAGACGTACTAGGTGAACCGGAAGGGGCACATTCGATTGACTGCGTTTGGAAGCTCGCTTACACCTGTTTCAACTGCTGGCTCGGACTCTGCTACAAAATTGCAACCATTCTCTGTGGTATTTGTGTCGCTGCCGAGTGGGGCTGTGCCTTCGCCGAGATCGCCTTCTACCACGTCTGGTTTATCACACCCTCATTGAAATACTGCGAGCTGAACTGTGCCGTGTGTACGAAGGTGATACGTGTATGCGTCTCCTGCTGTTGTGAGCCCTGCTGTGAGGCGCTTGGTGGAATTTTCCATCACTTCGGGAAGAAGTAA